The following are from one region of the Streptomyces changanensis genome:
- a CDS encoding type 1 glutamine amidotransferase, with translation MSDSSLRLVWVYPDLLSTYGDQGNALVVERRARQRGLDVQRVDVRSDQPVPTSGDIYLIGGGEDRPQRLAAERLRRDGGLSRAAENGAIIFSVCAGYQILGHEFINDLGEREPGLGLIDVVSTRGEGERCVGDVLADIDPRLGLPQLTGFENHQGVTHLGPTARPFARTVFGKGNGTGDGTEGAYNDTVFGTYMHGPVMARNPQIADLLLKLALDVNALPPTDDRWYEALRAERIAAASQPA, from the coding sequence ATGAGCGACAGCAGCCTGCGTCTGGTGTGGGTCTACCCCGACCTGCTCAGCACCTACGGCGACCAGGGCAACGCCCTCGTCGTCGAGCGCCGCGCCCGGCAGCGCGGCCTGGACGTGCAGCGCGTGGACGTCCGCAGCGACCAGCCGGTGCCGACCTCCGGCGACATCTACCTGATCGGCGGCGGCGAGGACCGGCCCCAGCGGCTGGCCGCCGAGCGGCTGCGGCGCGACGGCGGTCTGAGCCGCGCCGCCGAGAACGGCGCGATCATCTTCTCGGTCTGCGCCGGGTACCAGATCCTCGGCCACGAGTTCATCAACGACCTCGGCGAGCGGGAGCCGGGCCTCGGCCTGATCGACGTGGTCTCCACGCGCGGCGAGGGCGAGCGCTGCGTCGGCGACGTGCTCGCCGACATCGACCCGCGCCTGGGCCTGCCGCAGCTGACCGGCTTCGAGAACCACCAGGGCGTCACGCACCTCGGCCCGACGGCGCGCCCCTTCGCGCGCACCGTCTTCGGCAAGGGCAACGGCACCGGCGACGGCACGGAGGGCGCGTACAACGACACCGTCTTCGGTACGTACATGCACGGCCCCGTCATGGCCCGCAACCCGCAGATCGCGGACCTGCTGCTGAAGCTGGCCCTCGACGTGAACGCGCTGCCGCCGACCGACGACCGGTGGTACGAGGCGCTGCGCGCCGAACGCATCGCGGCCGCCAGCCAGCCGGCCTGA
- a CDS encoding cytochrome c oxidase assembly protein — protein MDHGHGMTSDLPPFTLERGLAYSPDTFFLVGCLLALALYGWGVLRLRRRGDAWPVGRVVFFTLGVLSVALVMCTGLNDYGMVMFSVHMVQHMVISMLSPILLLLGAPVTLALRALPVAGRGRGKGPRELLLWLLHSRYMRVITHPAFTIPLFIASLYALYFTPVFDFLMGSTTGHIVMMVHFLAVGVVFFWPIMGVDPGPHRPGYVMRMLELFAGMPFHAFFGIALMMGSEPMVGTYANPPASLGIDALADQNAAGGIAWAFSEIPSVVVLVALLYQWYRSEQRVAKRADRAADRDGDKELAAYNAYLASLQVRGR, from the coding sequence ATGGATCACGGGCACGGCATGACGTCGGACCTGCCGCCGTTCACGCTGGAGCGGGGGCTGGCGTACTCGCCGGACACGTTCTTCCTGGTCGGCTGCCTGCTGGCGTTGGCCCTGTACGGCTGGGGCGTGCTGCGGCTGCGGCGGCGCGGTGACGCCTGGCCGGTCGGCCGCGTCGTCTTCTTCACGCTCGGTGTGCTCTCGGTGGCGCTGGTGATGTGCACCGGGCTCAACGACTACGGCATGGTCATGTTCAGCGTCCACATGGTGCAGCACATGGTGATCAGCATGCTGTCGCCGATCCTGCTGCTCCTCGGCGCCCCGGTCACCCTCGCGCTGCGGGCGCTGCCGGTCGCGGGCCGCGGCCGCGGCAAGGGACCGCGCGAGCTGCTGCTGTGGCTGCTGCACAGCCGGTACATGCGGGTGATCACGCACCCCGCCTTCACGATCCCGCTCTTCATCGCGAGCCTGTACGCGCTGTACTTCACCCCGGTCTTCGACTTCCTCATGGGGTCCACGACCGGGCACATCGTGATGATGGTGCACTTCCTCGCGGTGGGCGTCGTCTTCTTCTGGCCGATCATGGGCGTGGACCCGGGCCCGCACCGGCCCGGCTACGTCATGCGGATGCTGGAGCTGTTCGCGGGCATGCCCTTCCACGCCTTCTTCGGGATCGCGCTGATGATGGGCTCGGAGCCGATGGTCGGCACGTACGCGAACCCGCCGGCCTCGCTCGGCATCGACGCCCTGGCCGACCAGAACGCCGCCGGCGGCATCGCGTGGGCGTTCAGCGAGATCCCGTCCGTGGTCGTGCTGGTCGCGCTGCTGTACCAGTGGTACCGCTCCGAGCAGCGGGTGGCGAAGCGCGCCGACCGGGCCGCCGACCGGGACGGTGACAAGGAGCTCGCCGCGTACAACGCCTATCTCGCCTCCCTCCAGGTGCGCGGCCGGTAG
- a CDS encoding 6-phosphofructokinase — protein MRIGVLTSGGDCPGLNAVIRSVVHRAVVDHGDEVIGFHDGWKGLLEADYRKLDLDAVGGILAQGGTILGSSRVQPAHLVDGVERAKGHVADLGLDAIIPIGGEGTLKAANLLSEAGLPIVGVPKTIDNDIASTDVTFGFDTAVGVATEALDRLKTTAESHQRVLIVEVMGRHTGWIALHSGMAAGAHAIVVPERPFDIDELTARVGARFAAGKRFAIVVAAEGAKPRAGSMDFDEGGKDVYGHERFAGIARQLSIELERRLGKEARPVILGHVQRGGTPTAYDRVLATRFGWHAVEAAHRREFGMLTALRGTDIVMVPLAEAVETLKTVPGERYAEAETVL, from the coding sequence ATGCGCATTGGTGTGCTCACCTCCGGCGGCGACTGCCCCGGTCTGAACGCAGTCATCCGTTCCGTCGTGCACCGCGCCGTCGTCGACCACGGTGACGAGGTCATCGGATTCCACGACGGGTGGAAGGGCCTGCTCGAAGCCGACTACCGCAAGCTCGACCTCGACGCGGTGGGCGGCATCCTCGCCCAGGGCGGCACGATCCTCGGTTCCTCCCGGGTCCAGCCGGCGCACCTCGTGGACGGGGTGGAGCGGGCGAAGGGGCACGTCGCCGACCTCGGCCTCGACGCGATCATCCCGATCGGCGGCGAGGGCACCCTGAAGGCCGCGAACCTGCTCTCCGAGGCGGGGCTGCCCATAGTCGGCGTCCCCAAGACGATCGACAACGACATCGCCTCGACGGACGTCACCTTCGGTTTCGACACGGCCGTCGGCGTGGCCACGGAGGCACTGGACCGGCTGAAGACGACGGCGGAGTCGCACCAGCGCGTGCTCATCGTCGAGGTCATGGGCCGGCACACGGGGTGGATCGCGCTGCACTCCGGCATGGCGGCCGGCGCGCACGCCATCGTCGTACCGGAGCGGCCGTTCGACATCGACGAGCTGACCGCCCGCGTCGGCGCCCGTTTCGCGGCCGGCAAGCGGTTCGCGATCGTCGTCGCCGCCGAGGGCGCCAAGCCGCGGGCCGGCTCCATGGACTTCGACGAGGGCGGCAAGGACGTCTACGGGCACGAGCGGTTCGCGGGCATCGCGCGGCAGCTGTCGATCGAGCTGGAGCGGCGCCTCGGCAAGGAGGCCCGCCCGGTGATCCTCGGCCACGTCCAGCGCGGCGGCACGCCCACCGCGTACGACCGCGTCCTCGCGACGCGCTTCGGCTGGCACGCGGTGGAGGCGGCGCACCGCCGCGAGTTCGGCATGCTGACCGCGCTGCGCGGCACGGACATCGTCATGGTGCCGCTCGCGGAGGCCGTCGAGACCCTCAAGACCGTCCCCGGCGAGCGGTACGCGGAGGCGGAGACCGTCCTTTGA
- a CDS encoding pectate lyase, translating to MSSTTQPRARHRRTLTRRRALVGGAAALGLTGAALAGTGLLSPAGAASAWPAPKENVPVAKTITFGGTYDGKLQRFHGSGALGDGGQDENQAPLFTLKDGAVLKNVVIGAPAGDGVHCLGSCTLQNVWWEDVGEDAASFKGKSASAVYRVEGGGARKASDKVFQFNGAGTLRISGFQVSDFGKLVRSCGNCSKQYKRTIVLDGVDATAPGKQLVGINSNYGDTATLRNVRIHGDKGRKLQPCAHYQGNSSGKEPKQLGKGPDGSFCRYGASDVTYR from the coding sequence ATGAGTTCGACCACACAGCCGCGCGCCCGGCACCGCCGCACGCTCACCCGCCGCCGCGCACTCGTCGGCGGGGCCGCCGCGCTCGGCCTCACCGGCGCCGCGCTCGCCGGGACGGGTCTGCTGAGCCCCGCGGGCGCCGCTTCCGCCTGGCCCGCGCCGAAGGAGAACGTGCCCGTCGCGAAGACGATCACCTTCGGCGGCACGTACGACGGCAAGCTGCAGCGCTTCCACGGCAGCGGCGCGCTGGGCGACGGCGGGCAGGACGAGAACCAGGCGCCGCTGTTCACGCTGAAGGACGGCGCGGTCCTCAAGAACGTCGTGATCGGCGCCCCCGCCGGTGACGGCGTCCACTGCCTGGGCAGCTGCACGCTGCAGAACGTCTGGTGGGAGGACGTCGGCGAGGACGCCGCGTCCTTCAAGGGCAAGTCCGCCTCCGCGGTCTACCGGGTCGAGGGCGGCGGCGCGCGGAAGGCGTCCGACAAGGTCTTCCAGTTCAACGGCGCGGGCACCCTGCGGATCAGCGGCTTCCAGGTCTCGGACTTCGGCAAGCTGGTCCGCAGCTGCGGCAACTGCTCCAAGCAGTACAAGCGGACGATCGTGCTCGACGGCGTGGACGCGACCGCCCCCGGCAAGCAGCTGGTGGGCATCAACTCCAACTACGGCGACACGGCGACGCTGCGCAACGTCCGCATCCACGGTGACAAGGGCCGCAAGCTCCAGCCGTGCGCCCACTACCAGGGCAACAGCAGCGGCAAGGAGCCGAAGCAGCTGGGCAAGGGCCCGGACGGCAGCTTCTGCCGGTACGGCGCGTCGGACGTCACCTACCGGTGA